TTTAGAAGAAGTATATTTTGCGAAGCAAAATGTACGAATGTTATTCTTACGTAGTATTAATCTTCTGATAAAAAGAAAATAAATCGGAGGAATGATATGGAGATACAGCCTCTCAATGAAAGATACTATAAACAGATAAATGAATATATTTTAACCAACTGGGGGAAACCCATAGTTACAAGGGGAAATATTGTAAAAGAGGAAAATTTATCAGGGTTTGCTGCTTTTGATGAAAATATGCTAATAGGTGCTATTCTTTACCAAATTATTGATTTAGAATGTGAGATAGTTGTATTATACAGTCTGAAAGAAAACTCCGGCGTTGGAACGAGGCTGATAAACGCTGTTATTAACGCTGCAAAATTAAAAAATTGTCAAAGAGTATGGCTTATAACCATGAATGACAATACTCATGCCATAAGATATTATCAAAAGAGAGGCTTTTCTTTAAAAGCAGTTCATATAAATGCGTTTGAAGAAACAAGAAAAATTAAAGGCATCTCAGAAAATATTTTAGGAATCGATGATATTCCCGTTCTGCACGAATTTGAATTTGAAATGATATTGTAGCATTATATATATTTATACAAAAACAATAAAGGTGGTAAATTTGCATACGATTTCCAGCAGTTCAAATGAAAAAATCAAGAGGCTAAAGAGCTTATATACCAAAAAAGGAAGAGAAGAAAATAATTTATTTGTCGTAGAAGGGGAAAAGTTTATTGCAGAAATATCCTGTGATTTTATAATAGACAGTATTTTTCTTTCAGAGAGCTACTACGAAAAAAACAATAATAAATTAAATTTAGGCTCTGAATATTTTATTGTTAAGGACAATATATTCAAATCTATTTCAGATACAGTGAATCCTCAAGGAATTATTGCAGTTGTTCAGGAAAAACAGTATAATATTACCAATATATTTTTAAAGGAAAATCCCTTTTTAATAATAGCCGAAAACATTCAGGATCCTGGAAATATGGGCAGCCTCATTCGGTCTTCTGATGCCTTCGGAGCAGACTGTGTTGTAGCCTGCGAATGCGCGGATATCTATAGCCCTAAGGTTATAAGGGCTACGGCAGGCTCCATATTTCATATTCCAGTAATAAAAATGCCTTTTGAGGCTATTATAAATATATTAAAGGAAAAAAGCATAAAAATAATAGGCACATATCTTAAGGATGCCAAGGACCCTGAAGATATTAATTTTAAAGAAGGTTCGGCTTTGATTATAGGAAATGAAGGTGCAGGAATAAGCTTAGAAGCTGTAAAAGCTTCAGATGCTTTCGTAAAAATTCCTATGTCTGGAAGGGCCGAGTCTTTAAACGCATCTGTCGCCAGCGGCGTACTGCTTTATGAAGTGCAGAGGCAAAGAAATAATAAAAAAGAGAGGAATAATTATAATGAGTGAAAAAAATCCTATAGTTACGATTGAAATGGAAAATGGAGAACTTATTAAAGTAGAGCTTTATCCTGAAATAGCACCCAATACTGTAAATAATTTTTTAAGCCTCGTAAAGAAAGGCTATTACGACGGGCTTATTTTCCATAGAGTTATTGCCAATTTCATGATACAGGGAGGCTGCCCTCAGTCAATGGGAACAGGCGGCCCAGGATACGGTATAAAAGGCGAATTTAAGCTTAACGGTTTCCAGAATGATTTAGCCCACGATGAAGGCGTTATTTCCATGGCGAGGTCCGCCAGCCCCAATTCCGCAGGCAGCCAGTTTTTCATTATGCATAAGAAATCTCCTCATCTTGACGGCCAGTACGCTGCATTTGGAAAGGTTATAGAAGGCATGGATACAGTAAATAAAATTGCCGTGACTATGACTGATTTTTCAGACCGGCCAAGAGAAGATCAGAGAATGAAGAAGGTTACCGCCGAAACCTTTGGGGTAGAATATCCAGAGCCTGAAAAAATGTAGATTGAAGCATTTAAGTTTATGATATATAAAAGCGCTGAGCTCATAGGTTTGGCGCTTTTATAAGGTTTATTCACGAATGTATTTTCCGAAGAAAATATACGAGCAGCGTTTGCGCTTATGATATAATATGGATAAAACTAGGCTTTACTTAGTTTTATCCACGAATACATTTCACTTCGTGAAATGTATGAGCAGAACCTATGCTTATGATATAATAAAAATTTATATTAATTTCATTCTACTATAAATGATAGGGGTAGTTTATGAAGAAACAGATGGCCGGAAAAACGGCGGCCCTTTTAGTATTTCTCTTTTTAATAAGTATTTCAGCTGTTTTTTTAGGCTTATGGAAAGTAGAGTCGACAGGAATAGCTTATTTTGCTGTTAATACCATTATTTTCTTTATAACAATAGCCTTGGCCCTATATTATTTTATGAAATATAAAAGCCTTGTAAATATTTCTTGTGACATTTCTGAAAAGTTTGCTTTATGGGAGATAAAACAAAGCGCTGAGCTTTACCATATGGCAGGGTATTTTAAAATAGCTGAAAATATTAAAAAAATGAATACGCTTATAGAAGATTTTCAAAGGGATTTATCAAAGGGTGAAAAAATCTCCGATACCGATTTAAATGGGGCCCTTAAAACTGTGGCTTCCAGATATAATGCTGTTATTCAAAAGAAAGATGAAGCTCAAGAAAGGCTTTTGGAATATAACGAAGAGCTTAAGAAACAAATTGAGGGGCTTGCGGAAGCGATTAAAGCATTGCCTCAAACAAAAAGAATCAATATAAGATGCAGAAATAATGATTTAAGCCTTATAGCAGAAAAGTTTAACGAAATGTACAGATTAACAGGAAGATATCTTAGTGAACTGGAGACTTATTCACAAAATATGATGTCTTCGGGAAAAATTCTATTATATAAAGAAGAGTATCCTGTAGAGCTAAAGAATATTTATGATAATTTCAATCAGTTTAACGATGAGAATAATAAGCTTATCAAAGAGATTAACGAAGCTATATTAAGAATCTCCAGAGGCGAGAATGATTTAGGTCTTGAAGGGCTCTATACGGGAAATTACGCTTCTATTAAAAACAATCTTGAAAAACTTTCAAAAGATTATAGAGAGCTTAACGAAAAGAAATCTGAAACTGAAAAATCATCAAGGCAGATAAGTTTAAGCGAACCGAAAAATAACGATGAAGACAGATTAGCTGCCAGAAGAAGATTAGGGACAGAATATTTGGGAAGCACAATTCCCAAAACCCCAAAGGTAACTGAAAATCTTGATCATATATTTGAATCAAATGATTACGGCAAATATTCCAGATAGAGAATAATTATTTATATAACTGCAATTGAAGCTTAAATTTTACTTGTTTTTATATTATTTCTATATAATATCCTCTATAAGTATAAGGAAAACAAAGAACTGTAATAATAGTTTAATAGTAATTTAAGCTATTTGTGGTAAAATATGAAAGATATAAATTATGCAGGACTACATAAGAATTTACTTTTAATCAAAAGTGAATTTATTATACGAAAGGAAGTGCCATAATTGAAAAAAGTTCTATTATTAATATTTGTTTTACTGATGATAGCCACAGGCTGTAAAAAAGAAGATGCCAATAATCCGCCTCCTACAGAAACCGAAGCTCAAAATCCTACGGAACAACAAGATAACTCTATACAAGGGACCGTTGCGGAATATTTCCCCATAAAAGAAAATTCACTCTATATCTATACAGGAAGCGTAGAAAGTGCGAATCAAGAGACGTATCCTATATTTATAGAAGGTAATAAGCTTCAAAGAAGAACTTCAGCAGGCGGATTTATTTCAACAGAGGTTCTTTCAGTTGAAAACAGCGAGGTTAAGCTTATTTATACAAATGCCACTTCAAACGGTTTTGAGAATTTCTTAAACAAGGCAAATCCTGCCGAAGTAGTCATATTAAAAGAGCCTTTGCAGCTTAATGCCACCTGGGAAAGAAATTTCGTTTCTAACGACTCTACTGCCGGGGAGTTTAAGGGTACAAGTAAAATTACCGATGTTAATGTTTCGGTAACAACTCCTGCAGGGGAATTTGAAACTCTTGTTGTAACAACGGAGTTTGAAACGGGCAATTTAGATGTAGAGTATTATGCAAAGGGAATCGGCCTTGTAAAAAGAGAATATATTAATATAACAAGAACAGAAAAAGGCCAGGAATTAAGCCGTGAAACAGTTACGGTAGAGCTTTCTGAAATTAAAGAAGATACTGCCTGTGAGTTTGAATTTACGGTATATTACCCTGATGATCAGGTAAATGGGCTTTTAAGCGAAACAAGAAAGTTTCAGTTAAAGACTAATGAAGATATCAGGCCTTTATTAGAAGGAATGCTTAAAAAGCCCAGCGAAGGCCCAAGCAGCCCCATTATTACTGAAAACACAAAAATAAACACCATATCTGTCGATTCCGAAGCTTCTGAGGTTCATTTAGATTTATCAAAGGAATTTGTTGATGAAATGAATGCCGGAAGCGGATATGAAGCATTAATTCAGGAATCGCTTAAAAATATATTTACTGATTTCTACAGAGCTTCTTCCCTTAAACTTACGATTGAGGGAGAGGACTATATTCCTAAACATTAAGGTGATTACTTATCGAAAATATTGCGAGCTATTCTAAGACACGGGAAATAATTGAAAAATACGATTTTTATTTTAAGAAGAATTTTGGCCAGAATTTTCTTATTGACGGTCATGTCCTGAATAAAATCATTAATGGGGCGGATATACAAGAAGACGAACTTGTAATAGAAATAGGGCCGGGTGTAGGCGGGCTTACAGAAGCCATGGCTAAAAGAGCAGGCAAGGTAATTGCCATAGAAATAGACAAAAGCCTTATACCCATATTAAATGAGATTTTAAGCCCCTATGAAAATGTAGAAATAATAAATGCAGATGCTCTTAAAACAGATTTTAAAAGTATTATAGAAAATTCGGGGTATAAAAAAGCGAAGCTTATAGCGAATCTTCCATATTATGCAACGACTCCAATAATCATGAACATGCTTGAACAAAGGCTTCCGATCTCTTCCATGACGGTTATGATTCAAAAAGAAGTAGCGGAAAGAATGGCAGCTAAGCCTTCCACAAAAAGTTATGGTTCTCTTACCCTTGCCGTAGAATATTATTCAGAAGTATATCTTGTGGCCAATGTTCCGAGAAACTGCTTTATGCCAAGGCCGAATGTAGATTCTGCCGTAATACGCCTTGATATTTTAAATAAACCGCCTGTTAATGTAAAAAATGAAGAGCTGATGTTTAAAATTATAAAAGCTGCTTTTGGCCAAAGAAGGAAAACCTTAGTTAATTGCCTTTATAATTTATCGGGGCTTAACTTTACCAAGGAAGAGTACGCAGACATATTGAAAAAAATAAATATACAATCTGATATAAGAGGGGAGAACCTCAGTCTTACCCAATTTTCTGAATTAGCCAACGCACTATCTGAGGCGGAAGCTTAAGCTTCCGCTTTTTTATGCTCTTTTGATATATTTAAGCCAATAGAAGAATATATATACCTTATAGGGAATTATACTCGCAAGCTTATAGAAAAATAGGAGGTAGAGTATGGCTAAGAGATATTTTCGTGATTTTATAATTATGAAAGAAAATAACAGCGACTATTCTATACAGGGCAAGTCGGCAGTAGGAAAATGTATACTGGAGATAAAAGATGATACCGGAAAGATATTATTTACCGTATCTAATTTAAAACCTGAGGTAGTATATAGAGCATACGTAATATCTTCCGGCGAAGACAGATCAAGAGGAGTACATATTGGCAATATCGTTGTCAACCAAAGCGGAAACGGCACGTTAAAATATGAAGGCGACGCTGATAACATATTAAATACAGGGCTTAAAGTTTCGGAGATTAATTCGGTAGGTATTATTATTTTTAAGCCTGAGGGAATAATTACGCCTCTTATTGGCTATAAAAATGAGGAAATCCCATGGAAGCATAATTTTTATGATATAACTAAGGAAAATGAAAGAAATAGGGAGGAAGAAAGGCGCAATCCGGAAGTACCGGAAGGAACAGAAAACTTGCCGGAAGCGAACCCTGAATCTGAACCCCTTGAGTCTGAAAATCCAATGCCGGAAACTCAAGTACCTGAAAATCCAATACCGGAAACTCAAATACCTGAAAATCCAATGCCGGAAACCCAAGTGCCTGAGAATCCAATACCTGAAAATCGAGTGCCTGAGAATCCAGTACCGGAAACTCAAGTACCTGAGAATCCTATACCTGAAACCCCTGAGCCGGTAAATGAAGAAGTACCGCAGGAACCACAAAGTGAAACAGAAGAAGATCAGACAATACCCGAAAATATTCCAGACCCAACAGAAGTTTCATCAACGGAATTTCCAGTTGAAGCAATGGATACAGATGAATTAAAAGAGGCAGTAAGTGAATTAGCCGAAGAAGTCCTTTACGAAAAAGAAGATGAAATTGAAAAAGAGGTATATGAGAAAGAAGAGATTCAGGCAGATTTAGAAATTTCATCAGAAGATACTGTTCCTGAGGGAAATAATATTCCTGAACCCAGTGCAGAAATTGCTAAAGAAGAGGAAGATTCAGAGGCGATTCCAAAGCCTGATGAAGAATTGCAGAATATGTTTAAAAAGATGGCTATGAAATTCAATAGGGAATTGAAAGAGCTTGAAATATATACAAATCTTGATGAAAGAGGGCTTCTTGATAGAAAAGCTTTGCACATAGGGTATTGCAAATCAGAAGAAATATCAAGCCTTGAAGAAATCTTAAATAAATATCAAAGGTCTAAACCCTTTAAAGAAGAAGATAGCCAATATATTTGGGTAAATATATCCTTTAGCGATATATCAGATCTTCCTCTTGACAGACGCTTGATAATGAACGATCCTGCAATCATTTCAGTGTACAGAAAATATAATCATATGATTTTAGGAAAAGATATGAACACCAATAAATATTTATTTGGGGTGCCTGATATTTTTTATGAAATAAATGAAAAGAAGATGGAAATGCTTGGTTTTCATATGTTTAAATGCTGTGATTTGAGCGAGGTCTATGACGAAAAGCATGGATACTGGCTTATGGTACTGAATAAATAATATGATAAATATAGTTAATTTGTTTTTATTTCACTGTAAGTATTGACTTTAGAGAATATAAGAGAAAAGCAAATTGACAATGCTGTTATAGTAAATTTAAAATAAAACAGTAACAAAGCTGTACATTTACATAGACTCATAGATGCAATTTAGAAAAAATACAATAAATAGCCTTTTCTGAAACTGCCTTTATTTTATATATTGAAAGTCTTGTCATCTATGCGGCATAAAAGCAATTTCCCTGTGTTTCAGAAGTGGGTCCATAGTTTTGGGTCTTTAGTAAATAGGTTTTTGTACTTCTTTGAAAGAAGTTTATAAATTTAAGTATATATTAAAAAAGAGCCATATGGCTCTTTTTTAATATTATACTTAAAGTAAGGAAATCCATCCGCCGTCTACGGCTATGGTCTGCCCTGTAGTATAGCTTGACGCGTCTGAAGCAAGATATATAAGGGCGCCGTTAAGCTCTCCCGATCTTCCTATTCTGCCCATAGGGGTTCTTCCGGCAGCTGAATCATCAACAGTTCCCATGATGCCTTCTGTCATTTCCGTAGCAAACATTCCAGGGGCTATAGCGTTTACAGTGATATTGTTTTTAGCGTATTCTGTTGCAAGACCTCTTGTAAGATTTATAACACTTGCTTTTGATGCGTTGTAGCTTGCGCTTTGAGGGCCGCCGGCAAGCCCGGCAACAGATGCAATATTGATTATTTTTCCGTAATTATGTTTAAGCATTACTTTGACAGCTTCTCTTGATGCAAGGAAAACGGCTCTTGAGTTTACTGCCATAACCTTGTCCCAGTTTTCTGAGGAATATTCATGGCTTGCGCCGCTTATAACAACTCCTGCGTTATTTACCATGATATCAATTGTTCCGAAATCTTTTTCAACAGAGGAGATGGCTTTGCAGATGTCTTCTTCGCTGGATACGTCGCAAGCATATGCCTCGCACTTACGTCCCATGGCAGTAATTTTTTCTTTGAGAGATTCTAAACGATCGATTCTTCTGGCAAGTATAGCTACATCCGCACCTGCTTCTGCAAGGCCTTCAGCCATTTGGGCGCCTAATCCTGATGAAGCTCCTGTAACTACGGCAACTTTTCCTGTTAAATCAAACATTTTCACTGTAATACACCCCTTTTTCAAAAGCATTTGTGTAAATAGTACTTCTTATTCTATCACAGCATATTTATATTAAACAATATGTAATTGTGAACATATTGGCAAGGTTTTGTAAATTTTATTTGAATATTACTCATAATTTTACATAGTTATAGGAACTGGACTGTTCTAAACTTGATTTATTTTGTATTTTTATAGTCAAAGAAGAACAATATTAAGATTATAGATAAGAAATTATAAAGAAAATAGTCATATAAGATTTAATATAATTATATAGCTCCTTAAAGCGGTATTTGATATAATAGGGCAAAAGAGGTGAGTTTATGGATTATATTAAGGCTTATGAAAGCTGGCTAAAGGATGAATATATTGATGATGAAACAAAAGAAGAGCTTATTAAAATAAAAGATAATGACAATGAAATAAAAGAGCGCTTTATGAAAGAGCTTGAATTCGGAACAGGCGGTCTTAGAGGTGTAGTAGGGGCAGGGACAAACAGGATAAATGTATACACCGTAAGAAAAGCTACTCAAGGGCTTGCCAATTTCTTATTAAAGCAGGACTTCGGCTTAGAAAATGCAAAAGATAAAGGAGTCACCTTAGCCTATGATTCAAGAAAAATGAGCGTTGAATTTGCAAAAGAGGCGGCTTTAGTCTTAAATGCCAATGGAATTAAGACTTATCTATTTGAAAGCTTAAGGCCTACTCCCGTTCTAAGCTTTGCAGTAAGATATTTAAAATGTGCTGGAGGTATTGTTATTACTGCAAGCCATAATCCTCCTGAATATAACGGATATAAGGTTTATGGAGACGACGGCGGGCAAATTCCTTATCCTAAAGATAATGAAGTCATAAAAGAAGTAAATGCCATAAAAAGCTTCAGCGATGTAAAAAGCATCCAAGAGGAAGAAGCAAAAGAATCAGGCCTTTTTAATATCATAGGTGAAGAAGTAGATTCGGCATATATAAAGACGCTTAAAAAGCAAATAATAAATCCCGAAATAATAGAAGCTTACGGAGATAAGCTTAATATTATCTATACGCCTCTTCACGGAACTGGAAATTTACCGGTAACCAGAATACTTTCGGAAGCAGGATTTAAAAATATATACACAGTAAAAGAGCAGGCGGAACCGGACGGTAATTTTACAACGGTTGGTTACCCGAATCCTGAAGACCCAAAGGTATTTAAGCTTGCAATTGCGCTTTCGGATAAAATGAACGGGGATATTATTATAGCTACCGACCCAGACGCCGACAGGGCAGGGATTGTGTGCAAGAAAAACAACGGAGAATATATGTTTTTAACGGGAAATATGATAGGTAATCTCTTAACTGATTATATTATTTCCCAAATGAATGAAAAGGGGATTCTCCCTGAAAATTCTGCCGTAATATCAACAATTGTTTCAAGCAGGCTCACAAAAGCCATTGCTGATTTTTATGGCGTTCATTATTTTGATGTGCTTACAGGCTTTAAATACATAGGTAAAAAAATCAGAGAGTTTGAAGAAAATAATTCTTATCATTATCTGTTTGGCTTTGAAGAAAGCTATGGATATTTAAAAGGAGATTATGCAAGAGATAAAGACGGAGTGGAAGCCGCTTTAATCGCATGTGAAATGGCAGCTTTTTATAAATCAAAGGGTATGACCCTTTACGATGCCTTAGAAAATATTTATAAAAAGTACGGTTATTATTTTGATAAGGTTCATTCCATCACTTTAAAAGGCTTGGAAGGCCTTGATAATATAAATAAAATAATGGAGGTATTCAGAAAAGACCCTCCTGAAGAGATATCAGAAATCAAAACGATTTCGTTAAAAGATTATAAGCTTCTAAAAGAATATAATTTATCCAATAAAGCTATTGAAGAGATAGAGCCGCCGGCTTCAAATGTCCTTTATTTTACGTTGGAGGATGGAAGCTGGTTCTGTATCAGGCCTTCGGGAACAGAACCTAAAATCAAGCTTTATATTGGCGTAAAATCCCATACCATGGAAAAGTCTATGGAAAAATCCGAAAAGCTTTTTAACAGCATAATGGAAAAAATTAATAAAATAATAAAATGAACTATTAAAACAGGAATGGGGGCATGCATATGAAATATAGTCGCTATCAAAATGCAAAAGAGTTTTACAATGATGTTTACGACATTTTACTTAAACATGAGGAGCAAAATAGTTTACCTCTTGGAAATGTTATTCTGGGAAATCAAGGCGGCGAACCTACAGGCTGGAGAAATCCTGAAAATTGGTTTATGGCTTCTGTAAGAGATGAATGTGGTAAGATTATACTTTCAGCCATTATGACTCCTCCTTTTAATATCACCATGTATGAAACGGATAATATTCCTAATGACGATGCCCTTCATTGTTTATGTAATAATATTATAAATGAAAATATGGAAATTCCCGGAGTTACTTCTGAAAACACTCTTGCTGAGCGCTTTGCAAAAATATATACGCAGAAAAAAGAAATGGGTTATAAAACACGTAAGAACCTTCGTATATACAGCCTTCGAGAAGTAAATAAAAGTGTACCTTTAATTGGTAAAATAAGAAAAGCAGAAGAAAAGGATATGCCTTTTTTACCTTATTGGCATTATAGCTTTAGTGACGATTGCTCTTTAGAGTTTAGAAGCTTTGAAGATTCTGTTGCCAATATTGAAAGAGCAATTAAAAAAGGTATGCTTTATGTATTGGAAGATGATGGAATGCCCGTTTCTATTGCATCGGCTTTAAGAGAATCTGTTCATGGAAGAACTATAGGCATGGTTTATACGCCGCCTTATTTTAGAAAAAAAGGGTATGCCAGTGCCTGCGTTGCCGAGCTTAGCCAGATTGTTCTTGATATGGGCTATAAATATGTATCCCTTTTTACCGATCTTTCAAATCCAATTTCAAACAGTATCTATCAGAAGATAGGATATAAGCCAGTTTGTGATTATAATGAATTGGATTTTATAGTAAGTTAATGATGAAGAAGTAACAAAATTCTGTTTCCTGTAAGCTCAAAACAAGAATTTCCTTTGGAAACATAGTGAAATTGTCTTCATAATAAATTAACTTATATTTTTTAAGTTAATTTATTATATACCGATTCCATTTTGGCAATGGTGCTAGTTTATATAAATTTAAGCCATATATGGCTTTGTTACTGCGTAACTTTAAATTTACTATATCAAGAGAAGATAAAAATTAAAAGGTGCACAAGTAAGTAGTATTTTAAATCATAACTACCGGCTTAGCCGGTAGTTTGCTCTGCCCCTATAAGGGGCTCTTACTGGCATGCGTCTGAGGACGCATCGAAGCGGTTTGCCAACCGCATTTACTTCCCAATAACCGCTAAAGCGGTTTATTTTTTATTTCCTTTCACTGGCTCCCCCGTAAACGGGTCAATATATTCTAACAATGAAATTTGATCTGCTACTTTATCTTCTTGTATTTGATTTCTAATGTATTCTTCTATTTTTTTCGCATTTTTACCTACTGTATCAACATAATATCCTCTACACCAGAAATGTCTATTCCCATATTTATATTTTAAATTTGCATGTCTATCGAATATTATTAAAGAACTCTTTCCTTTCAAATATCCCATTATCTCTGATACACTATATTTAGGTGGTATTCTGACTAACATGTGTATATGGTCACTACAACATTCTGCTTCTATTATTTCTATACCTTTTCTTTCACATAATTCTCTAAGTATCTTTCCTATATCCGCCTTTAATCTTCCATAAATTATTTGTCTTCGATACTTTGGAGCAAATACCAGATGATATTTACATTCCCAGGTTGTATGTGATAAACTATTTTTGTCCATCGGACACACCTCCTATGATCTAATAATTGTGGTTGGCAAACCCACTTTATTTTATCACAGGGGGTATTTTTCTTGAAGCTAAAGCATTTTCCCTCCACCTGCATAGCAGGTGGTTTATTGTATGAGATACAAGTAAAAAAGCGTATTGCATGCAATACGCTTTTTATGATTTAATAAATCTTATTCAGGTGTATAAGCGCCTATATCAATTCCCCAGTCGCAGGTATAGAGGAATTCTATTTCGTCGCCTTCGTTTACTTTTATTTGGTTGCAGGCCTCCAAAGGAAACTCGCCGTTAATCTTAAAAAGCCAGCCTGATTGCTCTCCGCAGTCAAAGGAATATAAATTGCCTATGGCATCTATATATACGATATCCGTACCGGGCATTTCTTTAAATTCATATTGCAGCTTTTCTTCCTGCATCTGCCTTTTAAATAAGTCAAATACGGTTTCACCTTCTTTAAATCCTGCTTTGTCAGTATAAAATATTACGCCGTCATCGGGAATAATTTCTTTTTTCTCTTCCTTAAGCAAATCCATATTATCAAATACTGTGGAACACTCTGCTTTCAGCGAAGCATAACCTTGATATTTATCGTTTTCTGAAGCACAGGAAGTAAATATTCCTACACATAAAATCAAAGCTAAAAACAATTTACTTAAATTTCTCATTATGTCCTCCGCAGGCATACTCATTTATA
This is a stretch of genomic DNA from Anaeropeptidivorans aminofermentans. It encodes these proteins:
- a CDS encoding GNAT family N-acetyltransferase produces the protein MKYSRYQNAKEFYNDVYDILLKHEEQNSLPLGNVILGNQGGEPTGWRNPENWFMASVRDECGKIILSAIMTPPFNITMYETDNIPNDDALHCLCNNIINENMEIPGVTSENTLAERFAKIYTQKKEMGYKTRKNLRIYSLREVNKSVPLIGKIRKAEEKDMPFLPYWHYSFSDDCSLEFRSFEDSVANIERAIKKGMLYVLEDDGMPVSIASALRESVHGRTIGMVYTPPYFRKKGYASACVAELSQIVLDMGYKYVSLFTDLSNPISNSIYQKIGYKPVCDYNELDFIVS
- the tnpA gene encoding IS200/IS605 family transposase is translated as MDKNSLSHTTWECKYHLVFAPKYRRQIIYGRLKADIGKILRELCERKGIEIIEAECCSDHIHMLVRIPPKYSVSEIMGYLKGKSSLIIFDRHANLKYKYGNRHFWCRGYYVDTVGKNAKKIEEYIRNQIQEDKVADQISLLEYIDPFTGEPVKGNKK
- a CDS encoding DUF4430 domain-containing protein, which encodes MRNLSKLFLALILCVGIFTSCASENDKYQGYASLKAECSTVFDNMDLLKEEKKEIIPDDGVIFYTDKAGFKEGETVFDLFKRQMQEEKLQYEFKEMPGTDIVYIDAIGNLYSFDCGEQSGWLFKINGEFPLEACNQIKVNEGDEIEFLYTCDWGIDIGAYTPE